One Helianthus annuus cultivar XRQ/B chromosome 12, HanXRQr2.0-SUNRISE, whole genome shotgun sequence genomic region harbors:
- the LOC110878843 gene encoding uncharacterized protein LOC110878843: MQKSISGRYDCGTCYFKMDIICATLLEQKINHHSHPHQLDRMPWPIVSGCVACGNKHEGVFFQCTTCPRFLINLECALLPTKLLIQNHTDGTFTHSHPLTLAYSFPNSEYEAKYYPKCRVCGGIFYSHLWIYKCDKCLYYAHVDCATSKREPFMSIFQTASLGKTYKNFKEDEHPNLLHCPFHDEGDNLLKRYMSNQHELIGDSKQHEGEMLTHASHQHPLVLFDKQTPAGVSLHDPMKRIQLLCDGCVKPIMTVPFYVCCQYDDEQYCFVLHEWCAKLPAEVQEYVGHPEHTLFLLPKIPSKFFGVFECAVCELPSNGFSYGCTICKFYVDINCAFIPKEITHDAHPNHLLSIVKPSDTQSEEYCKACGYWMHRRNLVFHCPSCNFNIHVECALLLPRVIKHKCDKHPLNLRYEPAENHISEYFCEICEDELIPWKWFYHCTICAQSMHAACVPLILQCEQNTYAKNRKCVYKFLNVKFGGTLEIKDHSHRLAFVQGLESDGECIKCRDRLQYKMIFKCLECEYALHFKCASRYACDQAH; encoded by the exons ATGCAGAAGAGTATTTCTGGCCGGTATGACTGTGGTACCTGCTACTTTAAAATGGATATAATTTGTGCTACTTTGCTGGAGCAGAAGATAAACCACCATAGTCACCCTCACCAACTGGATCGAATGCCCTGGCCCATAGTATCAGGTTGTGTAGCTTGTGGTAACAAACATGAAGGGGTCTTCTTTCAGTGTACCACTTGTCCTAGGTTTTTAATCAACCTGGAATGTGCTTTGCTGCCTACCAaattacttatacaaaatcataCTGATGGGACTTTCACTCATTCTCATCCACTTACTCTTGCCTATTCCTTTCCGAATTCCGAATATGAAGCTAAATACTATCCCAAATGTAGAGTTTGTGGTGGCATATTTTATTCTCATTTGTGGATTTACAAATGCGATAAATGTTTGTATTACGCGCATGTTGATTGTGCAACTTCAAAAAGAGAGCCGTTTATGTCCATCTTCCAAACTGCAA GCCTTGGCAAAACTTACAAAAATTTTAAAGAAGATGAACACCCGAATCTGCTCCATTGTCCATTTCATGATGAAGGTGACAATCTTCTGAAGCGTTATATGTCTAACCAACACGAGTTGATTGGTGACTCCAAACAACATGAGGGTGAGATGCTCACCCATGCTAGCCATCAACACCCACTCGTCCTTTTCGACAAGCAAACACCAGCTGGTGTTTCTCTGCATGACCCCATGAAAAGAATTCAACTGTTATGTGATGGGTGTGTGAAACCAATCATGACGGTACCCTTTTACGTGTGTTGCCAATATGATGATGAACAATATTGTTTTGTTCTTCATGAATGGTGTGCCAAACTACCGGCTGAAGTACAAGAATACGTGGGCCATCCTGAGCATACTCTTTTTCTTCTACCGAAAATACCTAGTAAGTTCTTTGGTGTCTTCGAATGTGCCGTTTGTGAGTTACCATCCAATGGTTTTTCATACGGATGCACAATATGTAAATTTTATGTTGATATCAATTGTGCATTCATACCTAAAGAAATCACACATGACGCTCATCCAAATCATCTCCTATCGATAGTGAAACCTTCAGATACGCAATCTGAAGAATATTGCAAAGCATGCGGATACTGGATGCACCGGAGAAATCTGGTATTTCATTGCCCTTCTTGTAATTTTAACATTCATGTGGAGTGTGCTTTGTTATTGCCTAGAGTGATTAAGCACAAGTGCGATAAACATCCTTTGAACCTAAGATACGAACCAGCAGAGAATCATATTAGCGAATACTTTTGTGAAATATGTGAGGATGAATTAATCCCTTGGAAGTGGTTTTATCATTGCACTATATGTGCCCAGTCAATGCATGCTGCTTGTGTGCCCTTAATACTTCAATGTGAGCAAAATACATATGCCAAAAATCGCAAATGCGTCTATAAGTTTCTCAATGTTAAATTTGGAGGAACGCTTGAGATCAAAGATCACTCACACCGCTTGGCATTTGTTCAAGGGCTTGAGAGCGATGGCGAGTGCATTAAGTGTCGTGACCGATTACAGTACAAGATGATCTTTAAGTGCTTGGAGTGTGAATATGCATTACATTTTAAGTGTGCTTCTAGATATGCATGTGATCAAGCTCATTAG
- the LOC110878853 gene encoding uncharacterized protein LOC110878853, whose protein sequence is MDSSIVAMDPLHHFDHEHPLYLVHLPQQLHHKNENADDEDEDEVEDEVEFVEEDRQCNLCKEQIWSFHLCCYSCKTCNYSLHKFCAELTDDLQNHPLHPGHPLYFYSSDDYEFKCHVCNLMQKSISKYICSTCDFRMDIICATLLEWKINHHSHPHQLERMSCPIVSSCVACGNKHQGVFFHCTTCPRFLINLECALLPTKLLIQNHTDGTFTHSHPLTLAYSVPNSEYEAKYYPKCRVCGGIFYSHLWIYKCDKCLYYAHVDCATSKREPFMSIFQTASLGKTYKNFKEDEHPNLLHCPFQDEGDNLLKRYMSNQHKLIGDSKQHGGEMLTHASHQHPLVLFDKQTPAGVSLHDPMKRSQLLCDGCVKPIMTVPFYVCCQYDDEQYCFVLHEWCAKLPAEVQEYVGHPEHTLFLLQKIPSKFFGVFECAVCELPSNGFAYGCIMCDFYVDINCAFIPKEITHDAHPNHLLSIVKLLKRCKACRYWTERWGFYCPTCDFYIHVECALLLPRVIKHKFDKHPLNLRYEPAENQTSEYFCEICEYQFTPWEWFYHCTTCAQSMHAACVPLILQCEQNTYVNSPKCVYKFLNVKFGGTLEIKDHPHCLAFVQGLESDGMCNQCRDRLQYNMIFKCLECEFALDFECASSSVI, encoded by the exons ATGGATTCTTCAATTG TTGCTATGGACCCACTCCATCACTTTGATCACGAGCATCCGCTCTACCTTGTGCATCTGCCGCAGCAGTTGCATCACAAAAATGAAAACGCAGACGATGAGGATGAGGATGAAGTTGAAGATGAAGTTGAATTTGTGGAGGAAGACCGTCAGTGCAACCTTTGTAAGGAACAGATCTGGTCATTTCATTTGTGTTGCTACTCCTGCAAGACTTGTAACTACTCATTGCACAAATTCTGTGCAGAGCTAACCGACGACCTACAAAATCACCCGTTACATCCTGGCCATCCTCTTTATTTTTATTCAAGTGATGATTATGAGTTTAAGTGTCATGTCTGCAATCTTATGCAGAAAAGTATTTCTAAGTATATCTGTAGTACCTGCGACTTTCGAATGGATATAATTTGTGCTACTTTGTTAGAATGGAAGATAAACCACCATAGTCACCCTCACCAACTGGAACGAATGTCCTGTCCCATAGTATCAAGTTGTGTAGCTTGTGGTAACAAACATCAAGGGGTCTTCTTTCACTGTACCACTTGTCCTAGGTTTTTAATTAACCTGGAATGTGCTTTGCTGCCTACCAaattacttatacaaaatcataCTGATGGGACTTTCACTCATTCTCATCCACTTACTCTTGCCTATTCCGTTCCGAATTCCGAATATGAAGCTAAATACTATCCCAAATGTAGAGTTTGTGGTGGCATATTTTATTCTCATTTGTGGATTTACAAATGCGATAAATGTTTGTATTACGCGCATGTTGATTGTGCAACTTCAAAAAGAGAGCCGTTTATGTCCATCTTCCAAACTGCAA GCCTTGGCAAAACTTATAAAAATTTTAAAGAAGATGAACACCCGAATCTGCTCCATTGTCCATTTCAAGATGAAGGTGACAATCTTCTGAAGCGTTATATGTCTAATCAACACAAGTTGATTGGTGACTCCAAACAACATGGGGGTGAGATGCTCACCCATGCTAGCCATCAACACCCACTCGTCCTTTTCGACAAGCAAACACCAGCTGGTGTTTCTCTGCATGACCCCATGAAAAGAAGTCAACTGTTATGTGATGGGTGTGTGAAACCAATCATGACCGTACCCTTTTACGTGTGTTGCCAATATGATGATGAACAATATTGTTTTGTTCTTCATGAATGGTGTGCCAAACTACCGGCTGAAGTACAAGAATACGTGGGCCATCCTGAGCATACTCTTTTTCTTCTGCAGAAAATACCTAGTAAGTTCTTTGGTGTCTTCGAATGTGCCGTTTGCGAATTACCATCTAATGGTTTCGCGTATGGATGCATAATGTGCGATTTTTATGTTGATATCAACTGTGCATTCATACCTAAAGAAATCACACATGACGCTCATCCAAATCATCTCCTGTCGATAGTGAAACTATTAAAGCGTTGCAAAGCATGTCGTTACTGGACTGAAAGGTGGGGATTCTATTGTCCCACTTGTGATTTCTACATTCATGTAGAGTGTGCTTTGTTATTACCTAGAGTGATTAAGCACAAGTTCGATAAACATCCTTTGAACCTAAGATACGAACCAGCAGAGAATCAAACTAGCGAATACTTTTGTGAAATATGTGAGTATCAATTTACCCCTTGGGAGTGGTTCTATCATTGCACTACATGTGCCCAGTCAATGCATGCTGCTTGTGTGCCCTTGATACTTCAATGTGAGCAAAATACATATGTCAATAGTCCCAAATGTGTCTACAAGTTTCTCAATGTTAAATTTGGAGGAACGCTTGAGATCAAAGATCACCCACACTGCTTGGCCTTTGTTCAAGGGCTTGAGAGCGATGGCATGTGCAATCAGTGTCGTGACCGATTGCAGTACAATATGATCTTTAAGTGTTTGGAGTGTGAATTTGCATTAGATTTTGAGTGTGCCTCTTCATCTGTCATTTGA
- the LOC110878854 gene encoding 3-ketoacyl-CoA synthase 10, whose product MAPTGEQHLLSTEIVNRGIESAGPDAGSMTFSVRVRRRLPDFVQSVNLKYVKLGYHYLINHAIYLATVPVLVLVFGAEIGSLSREELWRKLWDSTAGYDLATVLAFFAVSVFTLSVYFMSRPRSIYLIDFACFKPTDDLKVTKEEFIELARKSGKFDEASLEFQKKILQSSGIGDETYVPKAIMSPDNITTMKEGRAEASMVIFGALDELFKKTRVRPKDVGVLVVNCSIFNPTPSLSAMIINHYKMRGNILSFNLGGMGCSAGIIAVDLARDMLQANPNNVAVVVSTEMVGYNWYPGRDRSMLIPNCYIRMGCSAVLLSNRGRDYRRAKYRLEHIVRTHKGADDRYFRSVYQEEDEQRFKGLKISKDLVEIGGDALKTNITTLGPLVLPLSEQLLFFTTLVKRYFSGSKGKGTNAAKKADTLAPSSSGTKPYIPDYKLAFEHFCVHAASKTVVNELQRNLGLSDANVEPSRATLHRFGNTSSSSIWYELAYLEAKGRIKRGDRIWQLSFGSGFKCNSAVWKSVRSIKKPSSNNPWLDCLDRYPFEALS is encoded by the exons atggCCCCTACTGGAGAACAACACCTCCTTTCCACCGAAATCGTCAACCGCGGTATCGAATCCGCGGGCCCTGATGCCGGTTCCATGACCTTTTCGGTCCGGGTACGCCGTAGGTTACCCGATTTTGTCCAGTCTGTTAACCTGAAATATGTGAAACTTGGTTACCATTACTTGATCAACCATGCCATCTATCTGGCCACCGTGCCCGTGTTGGTTTTGGTTTTCGGTGCCGAGATTGGGAGCTTGAGTAGAGAGGAGCTGTGGCGGAAGCTCTGGGACAGCACTGCGGGGTATGATCTCGCTACGGTTTTAGCGTTTTTCGCGGTTTCCGTGTTTACGCTCTCGGTTTACTTCATGTCTCGTCCGCGATCTATTTATTTGATCGACTTCGCCTGTTTCAAACCGACCGATGATTTAAAG GTGACAAAGGAGGAATTTATCGAATTAGCGCGGAAATCGGGGAAATTCGACGAAGCGAGTCTCGAATTTCAGAAAAAGATCCTTCAATCGTCGGGGATCGGGGACGAAACATATGTTCCGAAAGCGATAATGTCGCCCGACAACATCACGACGATGAAAGAAGGGAGAGCCGAGGCGTCAATGGTGATATTCGGAGCGCTAGACGAGCTTTTCAAGAAGACGCGCGTGCGGCCAAAGGACGTGGGAGTACTTGTTGTTAACTGCAGCATCTTTAACCCGACGCCTTCGCTATCCGCGATGATTATTAACCATTATAAAATGAGGGGGAACATTTTGAGTTTTAATTTGGGTGGGATGGGGTGTAGTGCGGGTATTATCGCGGTGGATTTGGCGCGCGATATGCTTCAGGCGAACCCGAATAATGTGGCCGTGGTAGTGAGTACCGAGATGGTGGGGTACAATTGGTATCCTGGACGCGATCGGTCTATGCTCATCCCTAATTGTTATATCCGGATGGGGTGCTCGGCCGTGCTGCTTTCTAACCGTGGCCGGGACTACCGCCGTGCAAAGTATAGGCTTGAACACATTGTTCGTACACATAAGGGTGCGGATGACCGGTACTTCAg GAGTGTGTATCAAGAGGAGGATGAACAAAGGTTCAAAGGGTTGAAAATAAGCAAAGATCTAGTTGAGATTGGAGGTGATGCGCTCAAGACGAACATCACAACCTTGGGTCCTCTAGTGTTACCATTATCCGAGCAACTACTTTTCTTCACGACCCTAGTAAAGAGGTATTTCTCCGGTTCCAAAGGGAAAGGTACCAATGCTGCTAAAAAAGCTGACACATTGGCACCTTCTTCCTCTGGGACCAAACCGTACATCCCTGACTACAAGCTAGCGTTTGAGCACTTTTGTGTTCATGCCGCTAGTAAAACAGTGGTGAACGAGCTCCAACGCAACCTTGGGCTCAGTGATGCCAACGTGGAGCCGTCTAGAGCCACCCTCCATCGGTTTGGGAACACTTCGAGTAGTAGTATTTGGTATGAGCTGGCATACCTCGAGGCGAAAGGACGGATCAAAAGGGGTGATCGGATCTGGCAGTTGTCATTCGGGTCGGGTTTTAAGTGTAATAGTGCCGTGTGGAAATCGGTTCGTAGCATAAAGAAACCTTCAAGCAACAACCCTTGGCTTGATTGCCTAGACAGGTATCCTTTTGAGGCTCTTTCTTAG